A stretch of Chitinophaga caeni DNA encodes these proteins:
- a CDS encoding DUF3408 domain-containing protein encodes MNKTQQKQPEKVLRKAHYKSAFLRPTGVVARCGKSVYISPDFHKKLSRIVFLLGEGEITLTDYLHNVLKHHFEEFGDEIKIIYADKQKPIL; translated from the coding sequence ATGAACAAGACACAGCAAAAACAACCGGAAAAGGTATTGCGCAAAGCGCATTACAAATCGGCATTTTTAAGACCGACAGGGGTCGTGGCAAGGTGCGGAAAATCGGTCTATATAAGCCCCGATTTCCATAAGAAATTATCCCGTATCGTCTTTCTGCTCGGAGAGGGAGAAATTACGCTTACCGATTACCTGCACAACGTACTGAAACACCACTTTGAGGAGTTCGGAGACGAAATAAAGATTATCTATGCCGAC